Proteins encoded together in one Gammaproteobacteria bacterium window:
- a CDS encoding efflux RND transporter permease subunit, translated as MLKPTHGNPWLPFRWFNWGFDKALSGYTRGVQFLIRRAVIGVALVLVMVAVTVLLFGRLPGGLVPPEDQGYVLASSTLQDAAALNRTEAVRAELTNSLERIRRSRT; from the coding sequence ATGCTCAAGCCCACGCACGGCAACCCGTGGCTCCCTTTCCGCTGGTTTAACTGGGGCTTCGATAAAGCCTTATCCGGTTATACCCGCGGCGTACAGTTCTTAATCCGGCGCGCGGTTATCGGCGTCGCGCTGGTGCTGGTGATGGTGGCTGTCACGGTGCTGCTCTTCGGCCGCCTGCCGGGCGGGCTGGTGCCGCCGGAAGATCAGGGTTACGTGCTTGCCTCCAGCACCTTGCAGGATGCGGCCGCGCTCAACCGTACAGAAGCGGTGCGCGCCGAGCTCACCAACAGCTTGGAGAGAATCCGGCGATCGCGGACGTGA
- a CDS encoding TetR family transcriptional regulator, protein MSISAHNDGVKVSATMPEMMTETAMVIANWQTSLEEIAHLAGVTRGAIYWHFRNKVDVFTALLERVQLPLNELLQEIEEHHRHNPLAALRELCLYALRNLAESPQYRRVYTILFHRCELVKGLNPCVEKQNQQPVRRWPRSRNASSGRGA, encoded by the coding sequence TTGAGCATCAGCGCGCACAACGACGGCGTCAAGGTGAGCGCGACGATGCCGGAGATGATGACCGAGACCGCGATGGTGATCGCGAACTGGCAGACATCTCTGGAGGAAATCGCCCATCTGGCTGGCGTGACCCGCGGCGCGATTTACTGGCATTTCAGGAACAAAGTGGATGTATTCACCGCGCTGCTGGAGCGGGTTCAGCTACCTTTGAACGAACTACTGCAGGAAATAGAGGAGCACCACCGTCACAATCCACTGGCCGCGCTGCGTGAGCTGTGTCTCTATGCGCTACGTAACCTCGCCGAGAGTCCTCAGTATCGCCGGGTCTACACGATCCTGTTTCATCGCTGCGAGCTCGTGAAAGGACTGAACCCTTGTGTCGAGAAACAGAATCAGCAACCCGTCAGGCGCTGGCCTCGGTCACGGAACGCTTCGAGCGGGCGCGGCGCTTAA